In Paenibacillus sp. BIC5C1, a genomic segment contains:
- a CDS encoding 6-phospho-beta-glucosidase, which translates to MENEQGLKIAVIGGGSSYTPELVEGFILHHAELPVRELWLVDIEPGERKLNIVGNLAKRMVEKSGLPIEVHLTFDRREAIKGADFVSTQMRVGMLDARGRDESIPLKYGVIGQETTGPGGMMKALRTIPVLLDICRDIEELAPNAWLLNFTNPAGMVTEAILKYSNVKSIGLCNAPIGLIKQTSAKYGVEADRIYAEFVGLNHLHWITRIDVNGEDKLNDMLADTSGYSAKNVPAREWNPEFLQSLRALPSYYLKYFYMTDAMLEEQLESLQTGGNRAEVVKRVEEELFKLYNDPDLKDKPKQLEQRGGAFYSEAAVNLMRSLYNGTNDIQTLNVANQGIIDFLPDDASIEVNCVVTKTGPLPLPLTKVPPMAVGLIHAVKTYERLAIDAAVTGDRGLAIQALAHHPLVPSVEVAIQMLDEMLEANKEYLPQFFTESAANA; encoded by the coding sequence ATGGAAAATGAACAAGGACTTAAAATAGCGGTAATCGGTGGTGGATCTTCCTATACTCCGGAGCTTGTTGAGGGGTTCATCCTCCATCATGCCGAGCTTCCTGTAAGAGAGCTGTGGTTGGTCGATATTGAGCCGGGAGAGCGCAAACTGAATATTGTCGGCAACTTGGCCAAACGTATGGTGGAGAAATCGGGTCTGCCGATTGAAGTTCATTTGACGTTCGACCGACGCGAAGCCATCAAGGGTGCGGACTTCGTCAGTACTCAAATGCGTGTCGGCATGCTTGACGCCCGTGGCCGCGATGAATCCATCCCCCTGAAATACGGCGTAATCGGTCAGGAAACCACCGGACCCGGAGGCATGATGAAGGCGCTGCGGACGATTCCGGTCCTGCTTGATATCTGCCGTGATATTGAAGAACTCGCTCCTAATGCCTGGCTGCTGAACTTTACGAATCCGGCGGGGATGGTCACAGAAGCCATTCTGAAGTATTCCAACGTTAAAAGCATTGGTCTCTGTAATGCACCGATCGGCCTAATCAAGCAGACCTCAGCCAAATACGGCGTAGAAGCGGACCGCATCTATGCCGAGTTTGTTGGCCTGAACCATCTCCACTGGATTACGCGTATTGATGTGAACGGAGAAGACAAACTGAACGACATGCTGGCTGATACATCCGGTTATAGCGCAAAGAACGTGCCTGCACGGGAGTGGAATCCGGAATTCCTGCAATCCCTGCGTGCTCTGCCTTCCTACTATCTGAAATACTTCTATATGACCGACGCCATGCTTGAGGAGCAGCTGGAATCCTTACAAACAGGCGGCAACCGTGCGGAAGTGGTTAAACGCGTCGAAGAAGAACTGTTCAAGCTATACAATGACCCGGACCTGAAAGATAAACCGAAACAGTTGGAACAGCGAGGCGGCGCCTTCTATTCCGAAGCAGCCGTGAACCTGATGCGTTCACTCTACAACGGAACAAATGACATTCAGACGTTGAACGTAGCCAATCAAGGCATCATTGATTTCCTGCCAGACGATGCCAGCATTGAAGTCAACTGCGTGGTCACCAAAACCGGTCCACTGCCCCTGCCGCTAACCAAGGTTCCTCCAATGGCCGTTGGACTGATTCATGCGGTTAAAACCTATGAGCGCCTCGCCATCGATGCTGCCGTGACCGGCGATCGTGGATTGGCCATACAAGCATTGGCCCATCATCCTCTGGTCCCTTCGGTCGAAGTGGCGATTCAGATGCTGGATGAAATGCTCGAAGCCAACAAGGAATATTTGCCGCAGTTCTTTACTGAATCTGCAGCTAATGCATAA
- a CDS encoding FlxA-like family protein encodes MNISSAASSTTSYISTSSSSSNSTSELEKQKTKLEAELEKVQSSKDDEKTKETKTKQIQQQIKQIEAQISQQSSQSSGTTATKEAPPAKPPANGMQAASPQEIANATTDSNGRFDIRI; translated from the coding sequence ATGAATATTTCTTCAGCAGCAAGTTCCACGACATCCTACATATCCACATCTTCATCGAGTTCGAACAGCACAAGCGAGTTGGAAAAACAAAAGACGAAGCTTGAGGCCGAATTGGAGAAAGTGCAATCCAGCAAGGACGATGAGAAAACCAAGGAGACCAAAACGAAGCAGATACAGCAGCAAATCAAGCAAATCGAAGCTCAAATCTCGCAGCAAAGTTCCCAGAGCAGCGGTACAACCGCAACCAAAGAAGCGCCGCCGGCCAAACCACCAGCCAATGGAATGCAAGCAGCATCCCCGCAAGAAATTGCCAATGCAACGACGGACAGCAATGGCCGATTTGATATTCGGATATAA
- a CDS encoding glycosyl hydrolase family 8 → MRKNRRFSVSSKAVMMCCLAFLLIPASFAFAAPNKPFPQHTTYTSGSIKPNHVTQSAMDSSVKAKWDSWKSAYLKTAGTGKYYVKYQSNGDTVSEAHGYGMLATVLMAGYDGSAQTYFDGLYQYYKAHPSANNSKLMAWKQNSSFQNIEGADSATDGDMDIAYSLLLADKQWGSSGSINYLQAGKDIINAIMQSDVNQSQWTLRLGDWATDNTFKNATRPSDFMLNHLKAFQAATGDARWANVIDKTYTIVNSLYNGYSSSTGLLPDFVVLSGSTYKPASANFLEGANDGSYDYNSCRTPWRIATDYLMTGDSRALNQLNQMNSWISAKVSGNPSNVKDGYKLNGTVTGSGGSGAFYAPFGVSAMTSYVNQNWLNSVWTKTAGSSNEGYYEDSIKLFSMIVMSGNWWTY, encoded by the coding sequence ATGAGAAAAAATAGGAGATTTTCGGTTAGCAGCAAGGCTGTTATGATGTGTTGTCTCGCTTTTCTTCTGATTCCGGCGAGCTTTGCTTTCGCAGCTCCAAACAAGCCGTTCCCGCAGCACACGACATATACCAGCGGCTCGATCAAGCCTAATCATGTTACGCAAAGTGCGATGGACAGCTCCGTTAAAGCGAAATGGGACAGCTGGAAATCAGCTTATCTGAAAACGGCGGGCACAGGCAAGTATTATGTGAAATATCAGTCCAACGGGGATACCGTATCTGAGGCACATGGGTACGGAATGCTGGCAACGGTTCTAATGGCTGGTTATGACGGCAGTGCACAGACCTATTTCGACGGACTTTATCAATATTATAAGGCTCATCCGAGCGCCAACAATTCGAAACTGATGGCATGGAAACAAAATAGCAGCTTCCAGAACATTGAGGGCGCCGATTCAGCCACGGATGGAGACATGGACATTGCTTATTCGCTCCTGCTTGCGGACAAGCAGTGGGGGAGCAGCGGCAGTATCAACTACCTTCAGGCCGGCAAGGACATCATCAATGCCATCATGCAAAGTGACGTGAATCAGTCCCAATGGACGCTGCGTCTTGGCGACTGGGCAACGGACAACACGTTCAAAAATGCTACCCGTCCATCGGACTTTATGCTGAATCACTTGAAGGCGTTCCAGGCGGCAACGGGTGATGCCAGATGGGCGAACGTGATCGACAAAACCTACACCATTGTCAACTCCTTATACAACGGCTACAGCTCATCAACCGGATTGCTTCCAGACTTCGTCGTTCTGTCTGGCTCGACATACAAGCCGGCTTCAGCCAATTTCCTGGAAGGGGCGAATGACGGCAGCTACGATTACAACTCATGCCGTACGCCTTGGCGGATTGCAACGGATTACCTGATGACTGGTGACAGCCGGGCACTCAATCAGCTCAATCAAATGAATAGCTGGATCTCAGCCAAAGTAAGCGGTAACCCTAGCAACGTAAAGGATGGTTATAAACTCAACGGCACGGTTACAGGTTCCGGCGGCAGCGGCGCGTTCTATGCACCGTTTGGGGTCAGCGCTATGACCTCGTACGTGAATCAAAACTGGTTGAATTCCGTCTGGACCAAAACGGCCGGCAGTTCCAATGAAGGCTACTATGAAGATAGCATCAAGCTGTTCTCCATGATCGTGATGTCCGGCAACTGGTGGACATACTAA
- a CDS encoding sugar ABC transporter substrate-binding protein: MKTIGIKKSFTLLLATSMLVVLALSGCSGGKSAGDVVPGNDGDSANSGGQVTITHYTIDSEDRTFIEKLVPDFEAQHPNIKVKIEKAPYEQFDSKLQTLIAGGKSPDVTSHYGYGGFAEYYNKDMLLDMNDIIKEDGFKASDYNIPDDLMKIYTVKDQVYGIPVNMYVSLMLYNKDMFDAANVPYPPSDYEDKSWTFDKMVEDAKQMTHVSNDIAKTQYGVDFTWSERDMRPLYFGAEPYSQDTWTNGGVPSETHFDSPEVIAAYNKLFNLILKDKVSPTTEWSKSVAGQNGDAFVTGKVGMTVSGSWSLAGSNDFPFKVGVAAVPAGGNDKVRSVLFVDPLLILKGSKHPKEAFEWIKYLVSDEIQEKSIELSGGNPPVNTKAAETYYKHFDGIDAADVKKVYEGAVEYGFESYNHLITHYSQINDMFINEMQPIDTGHSTVEEVMPTIQKKVMEIIKR, translated from the coding sequence ATGAAAACGATAGGGATCAAAAAGTCTTTTACACTTTTGCTTGCGACCAGCATGCTCGTCGTATTGGCATTGTCCGGCTGTAGCGGCGGCAAATCAGCGGGGGATGTCGTACCCGGTAACGATGGCGATAGCGCTAACTCAGGTGGGCAAGTAACCATAACGCACTACACCATCGATTCCGAGGATCGCACCTTTATCGAAAAGCTCGTTCCGGATTTTGAAGCCCAACATCCAAATATTAAGGTAAAAATCGAGAAAGCTCCTTACGAGCAGTTCGACAGTAAACTCCAAACTTTGATTGCCGGGGGCAAATCACCTGACGTCACAAGCCATTATGGATACGGCGGTTTTGCAGAGTATTACAACAAAGACATGCTGCTCGACATGAACGACATTATTAAGGAAGACGGATTTAAAGCGTCCGACTACAACATTCCGGATGATCTTATGAAAATCTACACCGTCAAAGACCAAGTCTACGGTATTCCGGTCAACATGTACGTCTCTCTGATGCTCTACAACAAAGACATGTTCGACGCTGCCAATGTTCCTTACCCTCCAAGCGATTACGAGGACAAGAGCTGGACGTTTGACAAAATGGTCGAAGACGCAAAGCAAATGACGCATGTATCCAATGACATTGCCAAAACTCAATATGGCGTTGACTTCACATGGTCCGAGCGCGATATGCGCCCGCTCTATTTCGGAGCTGAACCCTACTCCCAGGATACCTGGACCAACGGCGGCGTACCATCTGAGACTCATTTCGATTCGCCTGAAGTCATCGCAGCCTATAACAAGCTGTTCAACCTGATCTTAAAAGATAAAGTGTCTCCGACAACGGAATGGAGCAAAAGCGTAGCGGGCCAAAACGGCGATGCATTCGTAACCGGCAAGGTCGGTATGACCGTCAGCGGCTCATGGAGCCTTGCGGGCTCCAATGACTTCCCTTTCAAGGTTGGCGTAGCCGCAGTGCCTGCCGGCGGCAATGACAAGGTCCGCAGCGTGCTTTTCGTCGATCCACTCTTGATTCTGAAGGGCTCCAAACATCCGAAGGAAGCTTTTGAATGGATCAAGTATCTCGTCAGCGACGAAATTCAGGAAAAATCCATCGAACTGAGCGGTGGCAACCCTCCTGTAAATACGAAAGCAGCCGAAACCTATTACAAGCATTTTGATGGCATCGATGCGGCTGATGTGAAGAAGGTTTACGAAGGTGCTGTAGAATACGGATTTGAGTCCTATAACCACCTGATCACCCACTATTCTCAGATCAACGACATGTTCATCAACGAGATGCAGCCGATCGATACCGGACACAGTACCGTTGAAGAAGTAATGCCGACGATTCAGAAAAAGGTCATGGAAATTATCAAACGTTAA
- a CDS encoding carbohydrate ABC transporter permease yields MYLFISPWLIGFFVFALYPILSSLYYSFTDYDIIHPPKYVGLANYKEMFQNDLFWKSVVVTVRYTFISVPIQLLLALGFALLLNAKIPFRGFFRTAMYFPSMVSGVAMSLLWYWIFNPSIGLFNYVLSWFGISGPAWLMSPDYALYALMIMSFWTVGSGMILFLAGLQGVPSSLVEAARLDGAGRFRIFLNVTLPMISPVLLFQLIMGVIDSFQVFTQAYVMTQGGPNYSTWFYVYNLYTSAFKEYRAGYSSALAWVLLIVVMAFTALIIKLSNRYVHYEGGGRK; encoded by the coding sequence ATGTACCTCTTCATCTCTCCATGGCTTATCGGTTTCTTCGTGTTTGCCTTGTATCCGATTCTGTCATCCCTTTATTACAGCTTCACGGACTATGACATTATCCACCCGCCGAAATATGTCGGACTCGCGAATTACAAAGAAATGTTTCAAAATGACCTGTTTTGGAAATCTGTTGTCGTAACGGTGCGCTATACCTTTATCAGTGTACCGATCCAGCTGCTGCTGGCACTTGGATTCGCTCTCCTTCTCAATGCGAAAATACCGTTCCGCGGATTTTTCCGCACGGCCATGTATTTTCCAAGCATGGTATCCGGCGTCGCCATGTCCTTGCTGTGGTACTGGATTTTCAACCCATCGATCGGTCTGTTCAATTACGTGCTGTCCTGGTTCGGCATTAGCGGCCCAGCCTGGCTCATGAGCCCCGATTATGCCCTTTACGCTCTGATGATTATGTCCTTCTGGACGGTGGGCTCAGGCATGATTCTGTTCCTTGCGGGACTTCAAGGCGTTCCTTCAAGCCTCGTGGAAGCCGCCAGGCTTGACGGTGCGGGACGCTTCCGCATTTTCCTGAACGTGACGCTGCCCATGATTTCACCGGTACTTTTGTTCCAGCTGATTATGGGTGTCATTGATTCCTTCCAGGTATTTACACAGGCTTATGTAATGACCCAAGGGGGTCCAAACTACTCGACCTGGTTCTATGTTTACAACCTGTACACCAGCGCCTTCAAGGAATACAGGGCAGGCTACTCCTCGGCACTCGCTTGGGTGCTGCTGATCGTCGTCATGGCGTTTACGGCGCTCATTATTAAACTCTCGAACCGTTATGTTCACTATGAAGGAGGCGGACGCAAATGA
- a CDS encoding class I SAM-dependent methyltransferase, which yields MKQNKYDEAEFFGNYSQMARSTQGLEAAGEWHELQTMLPELKGKNVLDLGCGFGWHCRYAREKQASSVVGVDLSENMLQRAREMTDDPQIEYQRMAIEDIDFAPGQFDVVISSLALHYIERLDQVYAKINKYLVQGGTFVLSAEHPIFTARAEQDWHYGPQGEILHWPVDHYQEEGQRVANFLNQDVVKYHRTMATHLNELIQAGFVIQQVAESKPSPEMMEQVPGMRDENRRPMFLMIAAVKA from the coding sequence ATGAAGCAAAACAAATACGATGAAGCCGAGTTTTTCGGCAATTACAGTCAGATGGCCCGGTCAACCCAAGGGCTGGAGGCTGCAGGCGAGTGGCATGAACTGCAAACGATGCTACCGGAATTAAAGGGCAAGAACGTACTGGATCTGGGGTGCGGCTTTGGTTGGCACTGTCGATATGCACGTGAGAAACAGGCTAGTTCTGTGGTTGGCGTGGATTTGTCTGAAAATATGCTGCAACGTGCACGCGAGATGACGGATGATCCTCAGATTGAGTACCAGCGTATGGCGATTGAGGATATCGATTTTGCACCCGGACAATTTGATGTGGTGATCAGCTCCCTGGCTTTGCACTATATCGAGCGTCTGGATCAGGTATACGCAAAAATAAATAAATATCTTGTCCAAGGAGGGACGTTTGTCTTGTCTGCGGAGCATCCCATCTTCACGGCGCGGGCGGAGCAGGACTGGCATTATGGACCTCAAGGTGAAATACTGCATTGGCCTGTGGATCATTATCAAGAGGAAGGGCAGCGGGTAGCGAACTTTCTGAACCAGGACGTGGTGAAATATCATCGGACGATGGCGACACATCTGAATGAATTGATTCAAGCTGGTTTTGTCATTCAACAGGTAGCCGAGTCCAAACCATCCCCTGAGATGATGGAGCAGGTTCCAGGTATGCGAGACGAGAATCGGCGACCGATGTTTCTGATGATTGCCGCGGTTAAGGCTTGA
- a CDS encoding MATE family efflux transporter produces the protein MNTNWTHPLERQSVGKAFVSYLVPSILGMLVIAFNFIIDGIMVGHKLGSTALAGIGIASPVYTLFVAMSLWIGMGGATLYSTYMGKKDLTTARQLFTKSITIILLITMVIGYTAYSFRDKLVFALGANTETFPFAADYMNIMLLFGFVFTIENALTIFVRNDGNPNTSMYAQITFAVANIVLNYISLYVLEWGVRGVAMGTIVSASLALLVLLTHFFRKNNNLKFTRFKWSTKLLASIALIGFPSFLAELGMSVFSISHNISLDRIAGTDGVASFTVLNYIHGVVLLAFLGLASAAQPLVSYYHGAKQMDREKQTIRLASRTALACGVLLLLVVQLGAPYFVQIFGNFSASVTDNAVYGLRIFTFAYLFMGINFVMSTYFQSVGNAKMAIWITATREMIIMVALIAILPSFLGVTGVWLAVPLSELAVLVTIGMYYKKRAVSERINSLTIE, from the coding sequence ATGAACACAAATTGGACGCATCCATTAGAAAGGCAATCTGTAGGTAAGGCATTTGTAAGCTACCTCGTGCCCTCCATATTAGGGATGCTCGTTATCGCTTTCAACTTTATTATCGACGGTATTATGGTTGGTCACAAGCTTGGGTCTACAGCGCTCGCCGGAATCGGGATTGCTTCTCCTGTCTATACGCTTTTTGTAGCCATGTCGCTATGGATTGGAATGGGCGGGGCAACTTTGTATTCCACCTATATGGGTAAGAAGGATCTCACGACAGCGAGACAACTCTTCACCAAATCCATTACGATTATTTTGCTGATTACGATGGTTATTGGATATACGGCATATTCTTTTAGAGATAAACTTGTCTTCGCGCTTGGTGCCAATACTGAAACATTCCCGTTTGCTGCGGACTATATGAATATTATGCTGTTGTTCGGTTTTGTCTTTACCATTGAGAATGCACTCACTATTTTTGTTCGGAACGACGGAAATCCCAATACGTCCATGTATGCTCAGATTACGTTTGCAGTAGCCAATATTGTGCTTAACTATATATCGTTATACGTGCTGGAATGGGGTGTACGTGGTGTTGCGATGGGTACAATTGTATCGGCATCTCTGGCGCTTCTAGTGTTGCTAACTCACTTTTTCAGGAAAAATAACAATCTCAAATTCACCCGATTCAAATGGAGTACCAAACTGCTGGCTTCCATTGCACTCATTGGTTTTCCCAGCTTCCTGGCTGAACTGGGCATGTCCGTCTTCTCCATCTCTCACAACATTTCACTGGATCGGATTGCGGGCACGGATGGCGTAGCGTCTTTTACAGTCTTGAACTATATTCATGGTGTTGTTCTGCTGGCATTTCTTGGTCTGGCCTCCGCTGCCCAACCTTTGGTCAGTTATTATCACGGAGCCAAACAGATGGATCGGGAAAAACAGACCATTCGCTTAGCCTCCAGAACGGCTCTGGCATGTGGGGTTCTGCTGTTACTCGTTGTACAACTGGGCGCACCTTATTTTGTGCAAATCTTCGGGAACTTCAGTGCCAGCGTGACGGATAACGCCGTGTACGGTTTGCGAATCTTTACTTTTGCATACTTGTTCATGGGTATTAACTTTGTTATGAGTACGTACTTCCAATCTGTCGGAAATGCCAAAATGGCCATCTGGATTACAGCAACACGCGAGATGATTATTATGGTTGCATTGATTGCGATCCTCCCTTCATTCTTGGGTGTCACTGGCGTTTGGCTTGCCGTTCCGCTATCCGAGTTGGCAGTTCTGGTGACTATCGGCATGTACTACAAAAAAAGAGCCGTCTCTGAACGGATAAACAGTTTAACGATTGAATAA
- a CDS encoding LacI family DNA-binding transcriptional regulator has translation MKVSIFDVAKKSGLSVVTVSRVLNGAESVREKNRQKVLEAIKELDYHPNAAARSLARGKTGIVGLIMTTLQDSFFDTVVKELNEVLALHGYFLAVSVSTGIGSDETHYLIQEDRVDGLILLSPMEEDNYIVELKRRNIPYVLIDNQKPENDTFSVTIDNYKGGYAATKHLLDLGHTSIAHLSGQNMFRSTRERRSGFLQALKEKDLAPFEMITGDFEIDFGYDICRKWLREGRLPSAVFAGDDHIALGVVNALMEEGIKVPEQVAIVGYDDQYISSKLHPHLTTVRQPADRIGVAAADMLLKRMDGTMKRGANVRIDPELIVRESTGSPTKGTTG, from the coding sequence ATGAAGGTTAGTATATTTGATGTTGCAAAGAAATCAGGGCTGTCCGTCGTAACGGTCTCTCGCGTCTTAAACGGTGCAGAATCCGTGCGAGAGAAAAATAGGCAAAAGGTTCTGGAGGCTATCAAGGAGCTCGATTACCATCCCAACGCTGCTGCGCGGAGTTTAGCCCGCGGTAAAACAGGAATCGTCGGATTGATCATGACCACTCTACAGGACTCCTTCTTCGACACCGTCGTTAAAGAGCTGAACGAAGTGCTTGCACTTCATGGCTATTTTCTTGCTGTTTCGGTCTCTACCGGCATTGGCTCCGATGAAACCCATTACCTGATCCAGGAGGACCGGGTAGACGGACTTATTCTGCTCTCGCCGATGGAAGAGGATAACTACATTGTGGAACTGAAGCGTCGCAATATTCCTTATGTCCTCATCGACAATCAGAAGCCGGAGAATGATACTTTTTCGGTAACAATCGATAACTATAAAGGCGGCTATGCCGCTACGAAGCATCTGCTTGATCTCGGCCATACCTCTATCGCGCACTTGAGCGGACAGAATATGTTCCGCAGTACGAGGGAGCGCCGCAGCGGTTTCCTGCAGGCACTTAAGGAAAAAGATCTGGCTCCGTTTGAAATGATCACGGGCGATTTCGAAATCGATTTTGGTTATGACATCTGCCGTAAATGGCTGCGAGAGGGACGCCTTCCTTCGGCGGTGTTCGCGGGCGATGACCATATTGCGCTCGGGGTCGTGAACGCCCTCATGGAAGAAGGCATCAAGGTGCCTGAACAGGTAGCTATCGTCGGCTATGACGATCAATATATTTCATCCAAGCTGCACCCCCATCTGACAACGGTCCGGCAGCCTGCCGACCGCATTGGGGTCGCCGCTGCGGATATGCTGCTGAAACGCATGGACGGTACGATGAAACGTGGGGCTAATGTAAGGATCGATCCTGAACTCATCGTGAGAGAATCTACTGGATCACCAACAAAAGGTACGACCGGATAA
- a CDS encoding N-acetylglucosamine kinase: MAYYLGIDGGGTKTYALLTDDFGNVLGKGVGGNGNHQIDHALAAQSIREAAEGALNEAGLRIHEISHTYFGLAGADREVDYRILHPLVQGIGFTQNYSINCDTMISLRAGTNRPYGVALICGTGTNSAGRNPAGEHVQVGGFDYMYGDFGGGGSLNIEVFRSVIRSWDGREQPTLLTPLLLNFLGYNSVSDMFEDFQDNSKHVPVHAAKLLFEAAAEDDAVALEILNRQGVELGKSAAAVIHKLGMENDAFDVILAGSLLTKGDRGWIRNKVEQAVAAVAPNATTVTLATEPVVGALWSAMDAGGHAVSQDVYNKMRAFRDFEYIKQTTR; encoded by the coding sequence TTGGCTTACTACTTGGGAATCGATGGGGGAGGAACAAAAACATACGCCCTGCTGACCGATGACTTCGGCAATGTGCTTGGCAAAGGCGTGGGCGGCAATGGCAATCACCAGATTGACCACGCCTTGGCCGCACAAAGCATACGGGAAGCTGCAGAAGGAGCTCTGAACGAGGCAGGACTGCGGATTCATGAAATCTCGCACACCTATTTCGGACTTGCAGGAGCAGATCGGGAAGTCGATTACCGAATCCTGCACCCTCTGGTTCAGGGAATCGGATTCACCCAGAATTACTCGATTAACTGTGACACCATGATCAGCCTGCGCGCAGGCACAAACCGACCTTACGGGGTCGCACTGATATGCGGCACAGGTACCAACTCCGCAGGCCGCAATCCGGCAGGAGAACATGTGCAGGTCGGCGGTTTTGATTATATGTACGGCGATTTCGGCGGTGGCGGTTCCCTCAATATTGAGGTGTTCCGCTCTGTCATCCGTTCTTGGGACGGCCGTGAGCAGCCAACACTCCTGACTCCCCTGCTGCTGAACTTCCTTGGATATAACAGTGTCAGCGATATGTTCGAGGACTTCCAGGATAACAGCAAGCATGTGCCTGTCCATGCAGCGAAGCTGCTGTTTGAAGCTGCCGCCGAGGACGATGCTGTAGCTCTGGAAATTCTGAACCGTCAAGGAGTAGAGCTTGGCAAATCAGCGGCTGCGGTGATCCACAAACTTGGAATGGAAAATGACGCCTTTGACGTTATACTGGCAGGAAGTCTGCTAACAAAGGGAGATCGAGGATGGATTCGCAACAAGGTTGAACAGGCTGTTGCAGCCGTCGCTCCGAATGCGACCACTGTAACTTTGGCAACCGAGCCCGTTGTCGGTGCCTTATGGTCTGCTATGGATGCAGGCGGACATGCGGTAAGCCAGGATGTGTATAACAAAATGCGGGCCTTCCGCGATTTCGAATATATTAAACAAACAACAAGATAA
- a CDS encoding RNA polymerase sigma factor produces the protein MDYQYLAHAQTIDNYTLSSMMDDYGNDVWNYAYFLTKSTEQADELSQEVFIRAYSGITHFRGECSLKTWLLTITRNKTFTYRKSRFFRSSLWGETLPIHTEQVNTSQGEMKPEKWVHPSAEAEAISREHVHEIWDIIMALPDKFRELLLLHLKYELTTGEIAEMLGISAGTVKSRLSRAKAKVRKQWEERSE, from the coding sequence TTGGACTATCAATATCTGGCACACGCTCAGACGATCGACAATTACACACTTAGCAGCATGATGGATGATTACGGGAACGATGTATGGAACTACGCGTACTTTCTGACCAAAAGTACCGAGCAGGCGGATGAATTGTCACAGGAGGTGTTTATCCGGGCGTATTCCGGGATCACCCATTTTCGAGGAGAATGCTCATTGAAGACATGGCTGCTGACCATTACTAGGAACAAAACATTTACATACCGAAAGTCCAGATTTTTTCGCAGCAGTTTATGGGGAGAGACACTGCCAATCCATACGGAACAGGTGAATACGAGCCAGGGTGAGATGAAGCCTGAAAAATGGGTTCACCCCTCTGCCGAAGCCGAGGCGATCAGCAGGGAGCACGTTCATGAAATCTGGGACATCATCATGGCTCTGCCGGATAAATTCCGGGAATTGCTTTTGCTGCATCTGAAGTATGAGCTTACGACGGGTGAAATTGCGGAAATGCTGGGCATCAGCGCGGGAACGGTCAAATCGCGACTGTCCAGGGCGAAGGCCAAAGTACGGAAACAGTGGGAGGAACGAAGCGAATGA
- a CDS encoding carbohydrate ABC transporter permease, with amino-acid sequence MSTIPTAGPGASPSVNKRRRKIDAFSIASFIALVVTTFLMLLPLFFMVSTSLKSKKELLTFPPTFLPESWQWSNYREIFDTLNFGQMYMNSLIIGILTVVGTLFSSALAGYGFARYRGKGSNLWFMLMLSTMMLPYPAIMIPQFILFSKLNWIDTFLPLIVPAFFGSAYNIFLLRQFFSTLPDELFDAGRIDGCSEFRMWRQIALPLSGPALATVAIFAFIYSWNDLLTPVLYLSSSDKFTLPVGMSSFTSSRFRIPPWHLLMVASVLAMLPIVTLFAIAQKRFVEGIVLTGIK; translated from the coding sequence ATGAGTACGATTCCGACTGCCGGACCAGGGGCTTCACCTTCTGTGAATAAACGCCGGCGCAAAATTGACGCGTTCAGCATTGCCAGCTTCATTGCCCTGGTGGTCACCACCTTTCTTATGCTGCTCCCTTTGTTTTTCATGGTCTCGACCTCCCTGAAATCAAAGAAGGAACTGCTGACGTTTCCTCCGACCTTTCTGCCAGAATCCTGGCAGTGGAGTAACTACAGAGAAATTTTCGATACGCTGAACTTCGGTCAAATGTATATGAACAGTCTCATTATCGGCATTTTGACCGTTGTTGGCACCCTGTTTTCGTCAGCGCTTGCAGGCTATGGTTTCGCCAGATATCGGGGCAAGGGCAGCAACCTGTGGTTCATGCTCATGCTCAGCACCATGATGCTTCCATATCCGGCGATTATGATTCCGCAGTTCATTCTCTTTTCCAAGCTGAACTGGATCGATACCTTCCTGCCGCTGATTGTCCCTGCGTTTTTTGGTTCGGCATACAACATCTTTTTGCTGCGACAGTTCTTCTCCACGCTTCCGGATGAGCTGTTTGACGCCGGACGCATCGATGGCTGCAGCGAGTTCCGGATGTGGCGACAGATCGCTTTGCCTCTATCCGGTCCGGCACTTGCAACCGTTGCGATTTTTGCCTTCATCTACAGCTGGAACGATCTTTTGACACCAGTGCTCTATTTAAGCTCATCGGATAAGTTTACGCTTCCGGTCGGTATGTCTTCCTTCACATCTTCTCGTTTCCGAATTCCGCCGTGGCATCTGCTCATGGTTGCCTCCGTGCTCGCCATGCTGCCGATCGTGACTCTGTTTGCGATAGCCCAGAAGCGGTTTGTAGAAGGAATTGTACTTACAGGCATCAAGTAA